The nucleotide window gtGTGTCCCAcatatctttcttttaagaGCAACTGGGAACACTGGAAACACAAAGGTTTTCACTGGAAGGTCACTAGATGGCCCCAGATCTTCCTTCACAGCAAATCACTAGTATTTCAGCTCCAGGAGCCTTGTCTTCACTAATCCTATAGCATGAAACCAAAGGAGCAGCATGCCCTGATAAGAAGGGCACCAAGCTAGAACCAGGGATACCTCCCAAGATGTCTTGAGCAAAGCATTTAACCCCCCCGAAGACTTTTTCTGCTCCCGGCCTGTGGCTGTTGAGAGCAGGGAGAGTCTGTTGCGTGTCTGTGCAATGCCACTGCCTGTGGACCTGAGGCACCGACCTAATAAAGATAAAGGACAAGAAGTCTGATTATGTACAAACTCACATCATCCCACTGCCAGGCTGTTCTTTTCATGCTGCAAAAAcctcagaggggaaaaagccaTCTAGACTTATTCCCCAAGTTAAATCAATGCTGGTTCTGGAGCCTGTAATATGTGTTTTGTTGGAGTTGTAATGATGTCCATATAAGTCAGTCTCCTCTGCGTGTCTGTTACAGTTTAAgctgtttgggcaggaccagaGTTGGATTGTGCTAGCAGTTATGTGGGTCTAAATCAGCATTAAATTCCTCTGGATTGAGCAGACACTTCTgtggaataaaagcaaaaggaagagctgGTTTTATATCCCAGCTCCTGCACTAAGTGGTAGCCCCAAAGAAAAGGTATAAAGGAACACAGGGACTTTGGGAGCAGTGGGGTAAGTGATCAGTTAATACAGGTAAATggcctcttcctttcttctagcTTGGATCTTTGTTCAAGTGGTAAAATGGGACCCGTTCCCTGTAATTGCTCTGCTCTTGCAGACAACTGCCGTCTCCCACGTGTGGCTTGttgacatttaaataaattgcaATTATTCCGACAAAGTAGATTGCAGGGACTCCAGAGAAAATGGGTCAAAAATATGTCCAGGAGCATCTGCAACGTATTTAACACATGAATATAACAGGGGTAGGGGAGGATGAGAAGGGGAGTACGGTGCTGGCTATAATGAATGCAGCATGGGGCTGGAGacagcctggcacagccccaTACCATGGTGGGATGCTTGGCTTAACATCAGCCAGCAGGAGCCAAAGTCTCCAGGGCATTGATGATGGAGGAGGCAGACAGCACTGATGCAAATGGAAAGCACGGAGGGAACCAGAGCAGAGAGGGCACCACTTTGGCTCGTTGAGTGAAGACCATCTTGGCCAAAGTCCTCCTTTagccctcctctccttccttctgcaaaaGCATTCAGGGATTTCAAAGGGGCTAAGGGCTAGGGTTTCCAATCTCACACTGCCTGTGGGTGGGATACGGGTATCCTGCTCCCCACCCagacttcagctttttctctttcctcactccccagagccttctctgtACCCCCTATTCCCCTCTTCCTTGCCCTCCAACCTCTCTTGAAGAGAATTTGTCCTTTTGCCCACATCTCTCTGGGTTACTGCTAGGAGTTACTGAGATCCAGGTTGGAGACTGCAAACACCTGATTTCTCCTTTTATCCAAGGGTTTTGGTGAGCAAGCCAGGATGGCTGCTCCTTCCTGCCTTGCCGATTCTAGGACATAAGAGGTGGTGCTGGAGCAGCCAGGAGATAACAGCACACCAAATACAGAGGGGATCATTCCTTGGTCCCACATCTGTCACAGCTCACACAGACACATGGCTCCCTGTCCAGCCCCAAAGACAGACATACCCCTTATGCAAGCAGCAGGTCACTGTCAGTACATAAAGCTTTGATCTGGAGCCAGAAATAGAGCATTGAGTGCAAGTAAAGAggcaaagattttaaagaacacTAGGATGATGGATGCCATCACAAGAAGCACAAGACCAAGCCAAAAATCCACCCTCAAAAAGGTCTCCCAGCATacctccattttcttctttctctctcactctACTAGAAAGCATTTGGCTTCTCCCCCCTCACCAaaccttttccttgttttgtttttaaatgcatcaaAATGTCTCCCTGCAAGTGTAAAACTCTTTAGatgaggggaaaataaaatcgATTTGAAATCACAGCTGCTGGGAGTCTCtggcgcacacacacacactgtctGCTGACATTTTCTGTAGCTCTTTTCCCAGTGAAATCTGTCTCAACCAGAGCCCAAGGGGGCTAGTAACAAATCAGTTGCCTAGTAcatgagtgattttttttaactacaggtCCAACATAACTGCACTGGAAACCACGGGGCTACTCTCAAGTGAATCATTAAACAAAAAGGGCTGTTTGTTAAAAAGTACAGGTTTTTAGGGATTTGTGGTTCCAAACTGACCTGGGTTCATTGCATATTCAGACCTAGTTTGTTCTGACAACCAGGAGAGCTATTGCAATCCCATCAGGATGGCGTTCCTCTGGGCACTGAGCAGTTACCATATGAGTTGGGAATTGCCTGAAAAATGGGAGCTTCTGCTGTCAAACACTCTGGGATGGAGGGACAACACTTGTGCCTTATGCTTTGCActcctttttcagctttttcaccataaccagaatttttaaagcagtttttataGCTAGAAGCTAAAGTCTTTTTTCAGCCATTTGATTTCCAGCAGCTGaagttttaaagtaaataagGTGAAAAGCCCCGATACAAAAGTTGGTGGTAGCCCTCCCAAGCTCATCCACCACCCACTCTCCCTGTGGTAGGACAGGAATCCAACAAGCTCAGCCCCAGCAAGACCCCAGTGTATCAGCCCCTTCAGCAAATCTAGCTGCTCACTCGGGGGCCTTGAAGGTGGATCTGCTCTCTTGGAAGTTTACATAATGGCAGAGTGAGGCCCCACAAGCAAAAAGAGACTTTCAAGTTCTGCTAGCTGCCATTTTGACTGACAGTTACTGATTGACTTATTTCAAATGACAGAAACCACATCTACCCCAAGTAATTTATTTGACTTGGTCTCAGTTCAAAGATCacaattttaaggaaaaagtgCATGTTCACCAGACCAGTCCAAGCTGCCATACACACCCCCCGCAGCAGAGGTTAACGGCTCATTCCCACTCTGCCACATTTTCCAGGAATTGCTTTGGCCACCAGCATGAAGCATTCCGGTCTGCGGTGGGCAGATGGGGAGGCTTATTTATCCTGCCTGCACATCATCAGCAAAATGAAACCGGCATCCTACCGGTACCTAGAGGGAGATGAAACTAGAAGCTACGTGCATAGAGCAGAccaaaaaggaaggagagaagttTAAGCAGGTTGGCAGTAATGTTACATGATCTAGCCTTGCAAAACAGTCACTGGGCGACATCACAGATCTGCAGAGATGATGTAAGGGTGTTGCTTAGCAGCTGGAGACAAGAGAGACAAGTTCTATCCTGGGAACCTCTGAACCTacagaaaatctgcagaaacCTCTAGGGCAGAAACAGGTTTTGATCTCCATCCTCTCCATTGTGGCTCCATGGTGGCAGAACCCAGGTGGGATAGCGTCTCTGTGACTGTCTCTTACACCTTTCCTTTGGGACTAGCCTGGAAATCTGTATTCAGAGCTAGCCAACTGCATTCAGTATGAATCTTCAGCTCCAGCTTCTTCACTTTGTCCTTGCCACTGCCTTCTACGACACTGCTCTTGCAGAAACCTTTGGTTACGTGGCTTACAATGACAGCTCCAAGTGCGTTGCTTATAAAGCCCTGCCTGCATGCTTCGGGCCACAACTCCCGGCAGAAGGACTGACAGGGTATTTGGTGAGGGTGATACCACCAAATGCTTGCCACACAATAGAGAATCCTCCAGCACCAAGGACGGCCTCTGAGACATATATTGCACTCATACAGGGGTATGACTGCTCTTATGTCAAGAAGGTCCTTCATGCCCAGCAGGCTGGATACCAAACCGCTGTTGTGTACAATGTGGACTCAGAGCAAGTGATTACCATGACAGCTGATGACAAAGAAATCCACCAGCTGATTAAGATACCATCACTCTTTACTGGACAATCGGTCTCCCTCCACTTGCAAAGGACTTTGCAATGTGAGAAAGGAGCATACATCAGACTTCTACCACCCAAACACCATTTGGGTCCTTGTCAAGACAATGCTAAAATGCTGCAGGAAACTTCCATCATGCAGGATTTCAGCGACATGTTCCATGTCATTATTGCCACTATCTCAATCATGGTTGGCTTAAGCTGGTACAAGAGGGCTTGCAACACAAAACTGCACACATACAAGCAGGGCGACAAATACGAGATGTGTGGCATCTGCATGGCAGAGTACCAGGAAGGGGACCGCCTGAAGATCCTGCCCTGTTCCCACGCTTACCACAGGGCCTGCATTGACACCTGGTTCCAAACCCAGCCCGGCAAGAAGACATGTCCCTTCTGCAAGCACGTGGTGACCACCTATGGGCAAGGTGACCTCCTGCCAGAGCAGGCTGGTGAAGATGTGAACGAGGAGGAACAGGACAACGAAGACAATGCATTCAGAGAAGGGCATGAAGATGAATATGTTGAAGACAAGAAAGATGATGCAAGCACAGTGGAAGAGGAAGGGTTTAATGCACTGGAGAACAGCGTCATTTGAGCTGTCACTGGGATAAGCTATCATTAAACCAAGGGAAATCTCCCCTGTACTTTCCTTCAGCTCTTGCTCCAGGCTAGTTTTTATTGGGAAGCAATTAACATTGCAGCTTTCACTCCCCTCTCCTGGTCCCCACAATTTAAGAGAGGCATGAAATCTCATCTGGAAATATCAAAAACTCCTTGAGCCAGAAAAACAAGGGAGAAGCAAAAAGGAGGGAAGCAGGGATTTAAGAACATTTGGTATGGGAGCTGGTTTACACCTGCTAGGATGTTTCCTCAATTCCCTCCCAAACATACAAGTGCATggacacacaggcacacacaaacacactgaatcttgcttttcagtgttaCTTAAGGGGAGTGCCCAGAAATCCCAGGTGAGAACTGTCCCCCATGTATTGCAGCTAGCAGGAACCATTCTGTAGCCTGACAAgtagagatggggaaaaaaaaaaaaagggggtacTAAAGGGTATAGATGAAGCAACTCCCCCCCTCATCAGCAGTGAAAACAgagcccccagcaccccctcaTCACCCAGTGCACTGACACACACTGTCTCTAGGCATCAGGGTAGCTCAGTGCTGTCCACTGCAGAGGACAGCATTGGCCTTTAACTACACCTGCAGAAAAACTGAGCTGGAAATATTGAGGGCACTTTAAACACTATCTCCTCAGACAGGAGGTGATGCCAGCAGGAGGTAGAGGTCTTTACAGCAGGATTCGCTTTGTGGAGCTGGGTAGAtggaagaaagaatgaaatgctTCTGAGTGTGGCGTAATTGGCTGCTTTTGCCTGCTGGCTGACAATCTCACACGCTCACAGAGGCCGACGTGACAGGTACATGTAACCTCCTGCTACCTAGGTTGTTCCAGGTCATTATCCAAATGTGCCTAAGCACCTTAAGGGGAGCTGGATTTATGTACTAACATGATGCAAACAGATCTTCATCTCATCTCTAGATACACCAGGTATAGACATATTATTTGGGCAGCCTCTGAATATATTTCCAATTCTGCTTAAAGTGAGAGCACGAGCAGAAATCAGCACTAGCTCCCCAGGCTGGTACGGGTGGCTCTAACACCCACTGTGGATGGGGCAGCTAGCCAAGTCCCAAACTGCATATGGGGATACAGAGCTGGAAACACTCACAAAACCACTATTAGCATTTAATCTCATATAAAAGAAAGGCATAAAACCTCTTTAGTAAATGCCAAAAATTTAGGAAGCGAACAGCTCTAACATACTGTGACCAAAGACATCAAACCTGCACAGCTGTACAAAGGCTAAACTCCCAAATCAAAGGCTCTCCTCTAAACATAAAACACTCCATTTCTTATGGGCAGTATCCAAGAAGTGGGCTGTCATCAGATCACTATTAGGACCATGCAACTAGATGACACAACTATGGCCAGCAAACAAGACTAGTGCCTTggagtgttttctttttgagtgGTTACATAAAGTCTCAAGAGGCCAGGAGTTTAGAAAAACGTTGTCTGAAAACATCATGCTACTGAACCGAGAAGCATGATCTCTGCAACACAGAAACCTTGGTGACTTTTGAAAATAACAGCACCTAGATTACTCAGATATCTTTAAGACATCCGTATCTTAAAAAGGGCTGGGAAAAGATACATGAATACATGCGATAGCCATTGACAAGGTGGACGTGAATCCGTCACTCCTGCCCCAGGGAAAACCAGACAGCTTCAGGTGGGAGGAAGACAGGAAACTGcagtttcagaattttttttggcagtggAGAAGTTTCAAACCAATTTTGCCTGGAATGAAACATGACAGCATTTCCAAGGACTTGATGGAAACAAGTCTTTCTGCAAGTCCTCAAACTGAGCTGTTTCATTTGTGgaacaaatggggaaaaatgattttaaagtCATTTCACAAGAAAACTGCCCTCCTCTGCAGGGTGTGCAGCCTCCTGGGAGCCATAAATCACTTCCACTGCAGAACAAGGCCCCTCAGGGTGCCTGAGAAGGCAAAGGCAGTTGTCTCCATCTGAGGAAGGAGACAGGTCCTTCAGATGGTGATTAGCAGCAGGAAGTTCATTTAGGTGCCTTTAATTGCCTTCTGGAGATAACTTTGCTGTCAGCAACTTGGAAGGAGGCAGGACTGGCTTACCTAAGCTGCACAAATGTCGTCTTCATCCACTGCTGAGCATCTAGAGCTGGCCTGAAAGCTCCCCTGGGTCCATAGCCCCCACTGAGACATGAGATCCCAGGTCCTCAAAGGGAAGGAATAAAAGGAAGGATGTTGGTAGCACTCCCAGTATTCTCAGCACATTCTCACTGCCCTCATTCTCCCTCAGCCAAGGTCTGAAAAAGCACAGATGCTGCAAATGTGCAGGGAGCAGGCTGAAGAGCCAGTATTTTCTGCATGCTGATGGCACAATGGGCCAAAACAGGGTGCTGCCTCCCACAGCAAGTGTCTCGCATCCTACTGATGAAGGAGAAGTGATTGAATAAGACCCCTGAGCCAGACCTTGAGATGGTTCTCGATAATCACACAAAAAGCCACAGTGTCATCCAGCTGCAGAGTGCTGGGCTTGAGAGGAGAGTCCCAGGGGGAATTCTCCAGGGTGTATTATGCATGAGGTGAGATGAGCTGATCATATTGCCCTTAATATCTAtgatttctttccatcttcaaaAGCAGCACATGCTCTAGATGGGctgaatttttactgaaatgggTCAGTAGAAAAATAGATCCTTCTTACAACGCAATGCTGCGTtgccttaatttaaaaaggagaggaaaaaaggaacagaatctGGGTAAGAGAGAAGCTCTTCACTCCATTTAATGTTATGAAAGCCTATtgcactgaaaatctgaaatgtgtACCACAGCGAACCTGACCTCCAGCCCTACAGCTGTCAGATCCACTGCCCTCCATCAGCATTAATGGCACTTCTAACATAGTGAGGTTAGCTTATTGCCAGGGTGGGACATGCAGCCCTCATAGCCTGAATGAGGATTATTAACTTCCCTGGAGGTAGCACTATcccagcatttaaaataaactacaaCAGACAATagacaagagaaaaaaggagagcgAGGGGTCTGGGtcctgct belongs to Aquila chrysaetos chrysaetos chromosome 12, bAquChr1.4, whole genome shotgun sequence and includes:
- the ZNRF4 gene encoding E3 ubiquitin-protein ligase ZNRF4, coding for MNLQLQLLHFVLATAFYDTALAETFGYVAYNDSSKCVAYKALPACFGPQLPAEGLTGYLVRVIPPNACHTIENPPAPRTASETYIALIQGYDCSYVKKVLHAQQAGYQTAVVYNVDSEQVITMTADDKEIHQLIKIPSLFTGQSVSLHLQRTLQCEKGAYIRLLPPKHHLGPCQDNAKMLQETSIMQDFSDMFHVIIATISIMVGLSWYKRACNTKLHTYKQGDKYEMCGICMAEYQEGDRLKILPCSHAYHRACIDTWFQTQPGKKTCPFCKHVVTTYGQGDLLPEQAGEDVNEEEQDNEDNAFREGHEDEYVEDKKDDASTVEEEGFNALENSVI